A genomic stretch from Lathyrus oleraceus cultivar Zhongwan6 chromosome 2, CAAS_Psat_ZW6_1.0, whole genome shotgun sequence includes:
- the LOC127119221 gene encoding uncharacterized protein LOC127119221 isoform X1 has translation MAWLELGKKRIYMNFTRALATTSRKHVVGSSFTSIFAEQAVYASARCVPDFINHSYLGAAGFCIGSKESGTRCFHASSQVWARSDAAYGLKTPKKEKYVRKDSKNQPPVEAPYVPRNVTSAKSNPDKTIEIFEGMTLVELAKRSGKSVSSLQDILTNVGEKIESEFEPLSMDVAELAAMEVGVNVKRLHSTEGAELLPRPAVVTVMGHVDHGKTSLLDALRLTSVAAKEAGGITQHLGAFVVGMSSGASITFLDTPGHAAFSAMRARGAAVTDIVVLVVAADDGVMPQTLEAVSHAKLSNVPIVVAINKCDKPGANPEKVKLQLASEGLLLEEMGGDIQVVEVSAVQKTGLDNLEVALLLQADMMDLKARFDGPAQAYVVEARLDKGRGPLVTTIVKAGTLVCGQHVVIGSQWGKIRAIKDTAGRLTQRATPAMPVEIEGLRGLPMAGDDVIVVHSEERARMLSSGRKRKSEEDRLRGKMVQNVPTTSDDSEEGVPLRVEMPVIVKADVQGTVQAVTDALTTLNSPQVSVNIVHVGVGPISQSDVDLAQACGACIVGFNVKSPPISLSQAATRASIKVILHRVIYHLLEDIANLIIEKAPGTSETQVAGQAEVLNIFEVKGSKSKGPDVKIAGCKVVDGFVNKSSTMRLLRSGEVVFEGLCSSLKREKQDVDSVKKGTECGLVISNCSDFQIGDVVQCLEQVVRKPKFVKSESGAVRIEC, from the exons ATGGCGTGGCTGGAGCTTGGAAAGAAG AGAATATATATGAATTTTACCAGAGCTTTGGCTACAACGTCACGTAAGCATGTGGTTGGGTCAAGTTTTACATCTATATTTGCTGAGCAAGCTGTATATGCTTCAGCAAGATGCGTGCCTG ATTTCATCAATCACTCTTATCTTGGTGCGGCTGGTTTTTGTATTGGAAGTAAAGAAAGTGGAACACG GTGCTTCCATGCTAGCTCACAGGTCTGGGCAAGAAGTGATGCGGCATATGGTTTGAAGACCCCAAAGAAGGAGAAGTACGTGAGAAAAGACAGTAAAAATCAGCCTCCTGTTGAAGCTCCCTATGTCCCTCGTAATGTCACATCAGCCAAATCTAATCCTGATAAAACAATAGAAATATTTGAAGGCATGACCCTTGTTGAACTGGCAAAGCGTTCTGGAAAATCAGTATCTTCTTTGCAAGATATTCTCACAAATGTTGGTGAAAAGATTGAATCAGAGTTTGAGCCTCTCAGTATGGATGTCGCCGAGCTTGCTGCAATG GAGGTTGGCGTCAATGTTAAGAGGTTACATTCAACCGAAGGTGCAGAACTTTTACCACGTCCTGCAGTTGTAACAGTGATGGGTCATGTTGATCACGGCAAAACTTCCCTTCTCGATGCCTTACGTCTAACATCAGTGGCAGCCAAGGAGGCTGGTGGCATTACTCAGCATCTAGGTGCCTTTGTGGTGGGCATGTCATCAGGAGCATCAATCACATTTCTTGATACTCCTGGTCATGCTGCATTTAGTGCAATGCGTGCAAGAGGTGCAGCAGTCACAGATATAGTAGTGCTAGTTGTTGCTGCCGATGATGGTGTAATGCCCCAAACACTTGAAGCTGTGTCCCACGCAAAATTATCTAATGTACCAATTGTAGTTGCAATCAATAAATGTGATAAACCAGGTGCAAATCCCGAAAAAGTAAAATTACAGCTTGCTTCTGAGGGCTTGTTGCTGGAGGAGATGGGTGGGGATATTCAGGTTGTTGAAGTTTCAGCGGTTCAAAAGACTGGACTAGATAACTTAGAGGTAGCTTTACTCCTACAGGCTGATATGATGGACCTTAAAGCACGATTTGATGGGCCTGCTCAAGCATATGTGGTTGAAGCAAGACTTGACAAAGGACGGGGTCCATTGGTGACTACTATAGTGAAGGCAGGGACTCTAGTTTGTGGACAGCATGTAGTAATAGGATCACAGTGGGGAAAAATTAGGGCTATTAAAGATACAGCAGGGAGGTTAACTCAGCGAGCAACTCCCGCAATGCCTGTTGAAATTGAAGGGCTCCGAGGGCTGCCAATGGCTGGTGATGATGTCATTGTTGTTCATTCTGAGGAGCGAGCTAGAATGCTCAGTTCTGGTAGGAAAAGGAAATCTGAAGAGGACAGGCTTAGGGGCAAGATGGTGCAGAATGTGCCAACTACTTCAGATGATTCTGAGGAGGGGGTCCCACTCAGGGTTGAAATGCCGGTAATTGTAAAAGCAGATGTTCAGGGAACTGTACAAGCCGTTACAGATGCATTGACAACTTTAAATAGTCCCCAG GTTTCTGTGAATATTGTTCATGTTGGCGTGGGGCCTATTTCTCAATCTGATGTGGACCTAGCACAGGCTTGTGGTGCATGCATAGTTGGATTCAATGTCAAGAGTCCACCTATTTCTCTTAGCCAGGCAGCAACTCGTGCTAGTATCAAG GTAATTCTGCACCGTGTAATTTACCACTTATTGGAAGATATAGCCAATTTAATAATTGAGAAGGCCCCGGGTACTTCGGAGACTCAGGTAGCTGGGCAAGCAGAAGTTCTGAATATCTTTGAAGTGAAAGGGAGCAAATCTAAGGGACCTGATGTGAAAATAGCTGGTTGTAAGGTTGTTGATGGTTTTGTGAACAAGTCATCAACCATGAGGCTTCTAAGAAGCGGTGAAGTGGTGTTTGAAGGACTTTGTTCATCTCTTAAGAGGGAGAAGCAGGATGTGGATTCTGTGAAGAAAGGAACGGAGTGTGGACTAGTAATCAGTAACTGTTCTGATTTTCAGATTGGGGATGTTGTCCAGTGCTTAGAACAAGTAGTAAGGAAGCCTAAGTTTGTTAAATCGGAGAGTGGTGCTGTTCGAATAGAGTGCTGA
- the LOC127119221 gene encoding uncharacterized protein LOC127119221 isoform X2 — translation MNFTRALATTSRKHVVGSSFTSIFAEQAVYASARCVPDFINHSYLGAAGFCIGSKESGTRCFHASSQVWARSDAAYGLKTPKKEKYVRKDSKNQPPVEAPYVPRNVTSAKSNPDKTIEIFEGMTLVELAKRSGKSVSSLQDILTNVGEKIESEFEPLSMDVAELAAMEVGVNVKRLHSTEGAELLPRPAVVTVMGHVDHGKTSLLDALRLTSVAAKEAGGITQHLGAFVVGMSSGASITFLDTPGHAAFSAMRARGAAVTDIVVLVVAADDGVMPQTLEAVSHAKLSNVPIVVAINKCDKPGANPEKVKLQLASEGLLLEEMGGDIQVVEVSAVQKTGLDNLEVALLLQADMMDLKARFDGPAQAYVVEARLDKGRGPLVTTIVKAGTLVCGQHVVIGSQWGKIRAIKDTAGRLTQRATPAMPVEIEGLRGLPMAGDDVIVVHSEERARMLSSGRKRKSEEDRLRGKMVQNVPTTSDDSEEGVPLRVEMPVIVKADVQGTVQAVTDALTTLNSPQVSVNIVHVGVGPISQSDVDLAQACGACIVGFNVKSPPISLSQAATRASIKVILHRVIYHLLEDIANLIIEKAPGTSETQVAGQAEVLNIFEVKGSKSKGPDVKIAGCKVVDGFVNKSSTMRLLRSGEVVFEGLCSSLKREKQDVDSVKKGTECGLVISNCSDFQIGDVVQCLEQVVRKPKFVKSESGAVRIEC, via the exons ATGAATTTTACCAGAGCTTTGGCTACAACGTCACGTAAGCATGTGGTTGGGTCAAGTTTTACATCTATATTTGCTGAGCAAGCTGTATATGCTTCAGCAAGATGCGTGCCTG ATTTCATCAATCACTCTTATCTTGGTGCGGCTGGTTTTTGTATTGGAAGTAAAGAAAGTGGAACACG GTGCTTCCATGCTAGCTCACAGGTCTGGGCAAGAAGTGATGCGGCATATGGTTTGAAGACCCCAAAGAAGGAGAAGTACGTGAGAAAAGACAGTAAAAATCAGCCTCCTGTTGAAGCTCCCTATGTCCCTCGTAATGTCACATCAGCCAAATCTAATCCTGATAAAACAATAGAAATATTTGAAGGCATGACCCTTGTTGAACTGGCAAAGCGTTCTGGAAAATCAGTATCTTCTTTGCAAGATATTCTCACAAATGTTGGTGAAAAGATTGAATCAGAGTTTGAGCCTCTCAGTATGGATGTCGCCGAGCTTGCTGCAATG GAGGTTGGCGTCAATGTTAAGAGGTTACATTCAACCGAAGGTGCAGAACTTTTACCACGTCCTGCAGTTGTAACAGTGATGGGTCATGTTGATCACGGCAAAACTTCCCTTCTCGATGCCTTACGTCTAACATCAGTGGCAGCCAAGGAGGCTGGTGGCATTACTCAGCATCTAGGTGCCTTTGTGGTGGGCATGTCATCAGGAGCATCAATCACATTTCTTGATACTCCTGGTCATGCTGCATTTAGTGCAATGCGTGCAAGAGGTGCAGCAGTCACAGATATAGTAGTGCTAGTTGTTGCTGCCGATGATGGTGTAATGCCCCAAACACTTGAAGCTGTGTCCCACGCAAAATTATCTAATGTACCAATTGTAGTTGCAATCAATAAATGTGATAAACCAGGTGCAAATCCCGAAAAAGTAAAATTACAGCTTGCTTCTGAGGGCTTGTTGCTGGAGGAGATGGGTGGGGATATTCAGGTTGTTGAAGTTTCAGCGGTTCAAAAGACTGGACTAGATAACTTAGAGGTAGCTTTACTCCTACAGGCTGATATGATGGACCTTAAAGCACGATTTGATGGGCCTGCTCAAGCATATGTGGTTGAAGCAAGACTTGACAAAGGACGGGGTCCATTGGTGACTACTATAGTGAAGGCAGGGACTCTAGTTTGTGGACAGCATGTAGTAATAGGATCACAGTGGGGAAAAATTAGGGCTATTAAAGATACAGCAGGGAGGTTAACTCAGCGAGCAACTCCCGCAATGCCTGTTGAAATTGAAGGGCTCCGAGGGCTGCCAATGGCTGGTGATGATGTCATTGTTGTTCATTCTGAGGAGCGAGCTAGAATGCTCAGTTCTGGTAGGAAAAGGAAATCTGAAGAGGACAGGCTTAGGGGCAAGATGGTGCAGAATGTGCCAACTACTTCAGATGATTCTGAGGAGGGGGTCCCACTCAGGGTTGAAATGCCGGTAATTGTAAAAGCAGATGTTCAGGGAACTGTACAAGCCGTTACAGATGCATTGACAACTTTAAATAGTCCCCAG GTTTCTGTGAATATTGTTCATGTTGGCGTGGGGCCTATTTCTCAATCTGATGTGGACCTAGCACAGGCTTGTGGTGCATGCATAGTTGGATTCAATGTCAAGAGTCCACCTATTTCTCTTAGCCAGGCAGCAACTCGTGCTAGTATCAAG GTAATTCTGCACCGTGTAATTTACCACTTATTGGAAGATATAGCCAATTTAATAATTGAGAAGGCCCCGGGTACTTCGGAGACTCAGGTAGCTGGGCAAGCAGAAGTTCTGAATATCTTTGAAGTGAAAGGGAGCAAATCTAAGGGACCTGATGTGAAAATAGCTGGTTGTAAGGTTGTTGATGGTTTTGTGAACAAGTCATCAACCATGAGGCTTCTAAGAAGCGGTGAAGTGGTGTTTGAAGGACTTTGTTCATCTCTTAAGAGGGAGAAGCAGGATGTGGATTCTGTGAAGAAAGGAACGGAGTGTGGACTAGTAATCAGTAACTGTTCTGATTTTCAGATTGGGGATGTTGTCCAGTGCTTAGAACAAGTAGTAAGGAAGCCTAAGTTTGTTAAATCGGAGAGTGGTGCTGTTCGAATAGAGTGCTGA